The Deinococcus depolymerans genome has a segment encoding these proteins:
- the smpB gene encoding SsrA-binding protein SmpB: MYTNRRAHYEYELLERFEAGISLTGSEVKSIRAGGVDFRDAFARLSSGNVDLEGLYIPTYKEATYNNHEPRRTRRLLLNRDEISKMKRGLEQKGLTLVPTRLYQKGRYFKVELALARGKKLHDKRRAEADKTVRRELREL, translated from the coding sequence GTGTACACGAACCGCCGCGCTCATTACGAGTACGAACTACTGGAGCGCTTCGAGGCAGGCATCAGCCTGACCGGCAGTGAGGTGAAAAGCATCCGCGCGGGCGGCGTGGACTTCCGCGACGCCTTCGCCCGCCTGAGCAGCGGGAACGTCGATCTGGAAGGCCTGTACATCCCCACGTACAAGGAAGCCACCTACAACAACCACGAGCCGCGCCGCACCCGCCGCCTGCTGCTGAACCGCGACGAGATCAGCAAGATGAAACGCGGCCTGGAACAGAAGGGCCTGACGCTGGTCCCCACCCGCCTGTACCAGAAGGGCCGGTACTTCAAGGTGGAACTGGCCCTGGCACGCGGCAAGAAACTGCACGACAAACGCCGCGCCGAGGCCGACAAGACCGTCCGCCGGGAGCTGCGCGAACTGTGA
- a CDS encoding N-acetylmuramoyl-L-alanine amidase: MTRVTLGRTRAAWTVLAGSLLLVGLAGAQIAFSRLNLAGKQVDSIQLYGAEYASQAALSGLLGVARDGGVVRVTGLGHTLLLPIDEDQQRATTTFNTVQLDTRRLNARAATLVNGNLYLPLDTLANGLGAQYRKGDFKVAAPTLLSVSSRAGRDSDRLVLDLSRDVDISDEQRGDRLVVTLRGLSGDARRYTTRGAFVPSAEVTRSGSDLTLTLPVNASSGYRVFKVVRPGSVRVVVDAGPGVPRRSPQLLERVTRPLIVLDPMKVSGVGRDVTLEVARRAAELLTRAGWQVQVTRDSAAALSREEALKLTRQSDVYLGLDLGRFPGSSRGGVTVYEQTGRSASQFVNALRAGTPVPYGGLVVAGTGSTRRLGELLRGELKGGGVTARQERTSRLLTLGEAPQAALLLELGWSNNAQDLANLTVDSRLQVMAVAVARSVATYLTARANNNANVSGQGAAQ, from the coding sequence GTGACCCGCGTGACCCTCGGACGGACCCGCGCCGCCTGGACCGTGCTGGCCGGCAGCCTGCTGCTGGTCGGCCTGGCCGGCGCGCAGATCGCGTTCAGCCGCCTGAACCTCGCGGGAAAACAGGTGGACAGCATTCAGCTGTACGGCGCGGAATACGCCAGTCAGGCAGCCCTGAGCGGCCTGCTGGGCGTCGCGCGCGACGGCGGCGTGGTCCGCGTGACCGGGCTGGGCCACACGCTGCTGCTGCCCATCGACGAGGACCAGCAGCGCGCCACCACCACCTTCAACACCGTGCAGCTCGACACCCGCCGCCTGAACGCCCGCGCCGCCACCCTGGTGAACGGCAACCTGTACCTGCCGCTGGACACCCTGGCCAACGGACTGGGCGCGCAGTACCGCAAGGGTGACTTCAAGGTGGCCGCCCCCACCCTGCTGTCGGTCAGCAGCCGCGCCGGACGTGACAGTGACCGCCTGGTACTGGACCTGAGCCGCGACGTGGACATCAGCGATGAGCAGCGCGGCGACCGCCTGGTCGTCACGCTGCGCGGCCTGAGCGGCGACGCCCGCCGCTACACCACCCGCGGCGCCTTCGTGCCCAGCGCCGAGGTGACCCGCAGCGGCAGCGACCTGACCCTGACGCTGCCCGTGAACGCCAGCAGCGGCTACCGCGTGTTCAAGGTCGTGCGGCCCGGCAGTGTGCGCGTCGTCGTGGACGCCGGTCCCGGCGTGCCGCGCCGCAGCCCGCAGCTGCTCGAGCGCGTGACCCGGCCGCTGATCGTGCTGGACCCCATGAAGGTCAGCGGGGTGGGCCGCGACGTGACGCTGGAAGTCGCCCGCCGCGCGGCGGAACTGCTGACCCGCGCCGGCTGGCAGGTGCAGGTCACGCGGGACAGCGCCGCCGCCCTGTCCCGCGAGGAGGCCCTGAAACTCACCCGGCAGAGCGACGTGTACCTGGGCCTGGACCTGGGCCGCTTTCCCGGCTCGTCACGGGGCGGTGTGACCGTCTACGAACAGACGGGCCGCTCGGCCTCCCAGTTCGTCAACGCCCTGCGCGCCGGCACCCCCGTCCCGTACGGAGGGCTGGTCGTGGCCGGCACCGGCAGCACCCGCCGGCTGGGTGAACTGCTGCGCGGGGAACTCAAGGGGGGCGGCGTGACCGCGCGGCAGGAACGGACCTCGCGCCTGCTGACGCTGGGCGAGGCCCCGCAGGCGGCGCTGCTGCTGGAACTCGGCTGGAGCAACAACGCCCAGGACCTCGCCAACCTGACGGTGGACAGCCGCCTGCAGGTCATGGCGGTCGCCGTGGCCCGCTCGGTCGCCACCTACCTGACGGCCCGCGCGAACAACAACGCGAACGTCTCGGGACAGGGGGCGGCGCAGTGA
- a CDS encoding alpha-amylase family glycosyl hydrolase has product MRHLALLGALLTSLAGGSGAQTALPLSSFEGQVIYQVMPDRFFDGNAANNAGVNRADPRAWHGGDLAGLTQKLPYIQRLGATAVWLTPVYAQQAANSFGTAPYHGYWPADFRAVDPHFGTLADFRAFVDGAQGAGMRVVLDQVINHYGYGAAAVKLRPAWFNAQPQCDAATSKDVDCPLAGLPDLRQSNPQVRELLLGNADFWRGQGVNAFRYDAIKHVERPFLRDLLSSDRQAGTWTLGEWFDADTGTVADWQKAGFDSLFLFSLQDAMKRSVMGGQSLGAVRAVLERQNELPRPGEVALFLDNHDVPRFAQGSLFEDEGRARTTYGLRALMTLRGVPVVWQGTEIAMRGGADPDNRRDMRFEDSWTPEERAVFDATRAAIAARRASPALSAGAQTLLPTPDRLSGDLLLFTRQLNGQTVLAAWHGGRERRTYSLKLASLGVKWQTLAATPSLFAGQDARVSVSGGYLHLSLPARDAAAFRVE; this is encoded by the coding sequence ATGCGACACCTCGCCCTGCTGGGCGCGCTGCTGACCTCCCTGGCGGGCGGGTCGGGCGCGCAGACGGCCCTTCCCCTGTCCTCGTTCGAGGGGCAGGTGATCTATCAGGTCATGCCGGACCGCTTCTTCGACGGGAACGCCGCGAACAACGCCGGGGTCAACCGCGCCGATCCGCGCGCGTGGCACGGCGGGGACCTCGCGGGCCTCACGCAGAAACTGCCGTACATCCAGCGGCTCGGCGCGACCGCCGTGTGGCTCACGCCCGTGTACGCGCAGCAGGCGGCGAACTCGTTCGGGACCGCGCCGTACCACGGGTACTGGCCCGCCGACTTCCGGGCGGTGGACCCGCACTTCGGGACGCTGGCGGACTTCCGGGCGTTCGTGGACGGCGCGCAGGGCGCCGGGATGCGCGTGGTCCTCGATCAGGTCATCAACCACTACGGGTACGGGGCGGCGGCCGTGAAGCTCCGCCCCGCGTGGTTCAACGCCCAGCCGCAGTGCGACGCGGCCACCAGCAAGGACGTGGACTGCCCGCTGGCGGGCCTGCCGGACCTGCGCCAGAGCAACCCGCAGGTGCGCGAGCTGCTGCTGGGCAACGCGGACTTCTGGCGCGGGCAGGGCGTGAACGCCTTCCGGTACGACGCCATCAAGCACGTCGAGCGGCCCTTCCTGCGGGACCTGCTGAGCAGCGACCGGCAGGCGGGCACCTGGACGCTCGGCGAATGGTTCGACGCGGACACCGGCACTGTCGCCGACTGGCAGAAGGCGGGCTTCGACAGCCTGTTCCTGTTCAGCCTGCAGGACGCCATGAAACGCAGCGTGATGGGCGGCCAGAGCCTCGGCGCGGTGCGGGCCGTGCTGGAACGCCAGAACGAACTGCCGCGCCCCGGCGAGGTCGCGCTGTTCCTCGATAACCACGACGTGCCGCGCTTCGCGCAGGGCAGCCTGTTCGAGGACGAGGGCCGCGCCCGCACCACGTATGGCCTGCGCGCCCTGATGACGCTGCGCGGTGTGCCCGTCGTCTGGCAGGGCACCGAGATCGCCATGCGCGGCGGCGCCGACCCCGACAACCGCCGCGACATGCGATTCGAGGACAGCTGGACGCCCGAGGAACGCGCCGTGTTCGACGCGACCCGCGCCGCCATCGCCGCCCGCCGGGCCAGCCCCGCCCTGAGTGCCGGGGCGCAGACGCTGCTGCCCACCCCCGACCGCCTCAGCGGCGACCTGCTGCTGTTCACCCGCCAGCTGAACGGCCAGACCGTCCTGGCCGCGTGGCACGGGGGCCGCGAACGCCGCACGTACTCCCTGAAACTCGCCTCGCTGGGCGTGAAGTGGCAGACGCTGGCCGCCACCCCTTCCCTGTTCGCCGGGCAGGACGCCCGCGTCAGCGTCAGCGGCGGCTACCTGCACCTGAGCCTTCCCGCGCGGGACGCCGCCGCCTTCCGGGTCGAGTAG
- a CDS encoding chromosome segregation SMC family protein, whose amino-acid sequence MLQSVTLQGFKSFAERTRLDFGPGVSAVIGPNGSGKSNVVEAIRWATHQARARELRATRAQELIFHGSGGKAPLGLAEVQLELLTPAGERVNLARRIYRDGTAEQDLNGRAARVRDIHGALRGTGLGPGGLAVIGQGEVSGVVQAEGKTLLGYVQEAAGLSRAVTARQETEARLREADTHLNALRLLLQERQAALTRLERAAQDARTWHALTLRTLTLEDALKRERQAALAREIAAARAEATDLEARSAALSGEVQAAAAAVEAAREDAQAARARRDAHAGALETLRAARAAHEQAARYRDHLEREHSGLQAELAALPTQPPAQPAPDLNALSAALNAAREAAAAAESRARRLEDELTRARALVARAAEAHARQDASRETLRAELERAQGNLEVTVENLAAARDRLDAARTAHAHATDGYAALHAEREAATAHERHLSAELARVNASVAPLRRERERLEAALNSYARYGEGARNALRLDHPGIVGSVADLLTVPAEYEVAVGAALGRRLEQVVVNRADDAREIIDELKRTGGRATFLPLDLIRARPRRDAALLREDGVIGNLADLCPSDPPLVAESILADTLIVRDLRAANRIARTHASRPRLVTLDGELVEPGGAITGGRARDTGSGVLADQRRFQELDAELEDSGRQSARLNAELKKVQATLAGSDERHAALRRALDDAAREQQAAERRVTELAAQERSLEANRDRLAARLGPDLTDIPLPPPGALPDLDALEADLHAERTAAETHRAAERAAAETLAVARETDAAWRAYRAGRARAGELRERLHATAQAAAAQDTHLQAAAAEVTRREAALGTLDENEYARAEYAREQAAQTYTSLIGAQNRARARLEDLRVLIARREGSLEPIPDGCLPPGTPREWTAELARARAALEALGPVNARAEADLHAEQAALDAQQAELTDADSAAAELRAHLHDLETAEGLATAAAFDRVNTAFREYSAELLGGTGELERELDDQGRLRGLRLAVQPRGKRTRSMTLLSAGERTMAGLGFLFALNHAGGEGSAGGLPLAVLDEVDAPLDEANIRRFTAFLKLFSERGAQFLLVTHQKATMEIAHALWGVTTDQTGASRVLSIKQPGEVRAG is encoded by the coding sequence ATGCTTCAGAGCGTCACCCTTCAGGGTTTCAAATCCTTCGCCGAGCGCACCCGCCTGGACTTCGGTCCCGGCGTGAGCGCCGTCATCGGCCCGAACGGCAGCGGCAAGAGCAACGTGGTCGAGGCGATCCGCTGGGCCACCCACCAGGCCCGCGCGCGTGAACTGCGGGCCACGCGCGCCCAGGAACTGATCTTCCACGGCAGCGGCGGCAAGGCCCCGCTGGGACTGGCGGAAGTGCAGCTGGAACTCCTGACGCCCGCCGGGGAACGCGTGAACCTCGCGCGGCGCATCTACCGCGACGGCACGGCCGAACAGGACCTGAACGGCCGCGCCGCCCGCGTGCGCGACATTCACGGCGCGCTGCGCGGCACCGGCCTGGGCCCCGGCGGACTGGCCGTGATCGGGCAGGGCGAGGTGAGCGGCGTCGTGCAGGCCGAAGGGAAGACCCTGCTGGGGTACGTGCAGGAGGCCGCCGGGCTGTCCCGCGCCGTCACCGCCCGCCAGGAGACCGAGGCGCGCCTGCGCGAGGCCGACACGCACCTGAACGCCCTGCGGCTGCTGCTGCAGGAACGCCAGGCAGCCCTGACCCGCCTGGAACGGGCCGCGCAGGACGCCCGCACCTGGCACGCCCTGACCCTGCGCACCCTGACGCTCGAAGACGCCCTGAAACGCGAGCGGCAGGCCGCGCTGGCCCGCGAGATCGCCGCCGCCCGCGCCGAGGCTACCGACCTGGAAGCCCGCAGCGCCGCCCTGAGCGGCGAGGTGCAGGCCGCCGCCGCCGCCGTCGAGGCCGCCCGCGAGGACGCGCAGGCCGCCCGCGCCCGCCGCGACGCGCACGCCGGGGCCCTGGAAACCCTGCGGGCCGCCCGCGCCGCGCACGAACAGGCCGCCCGCTACCGCGACCACCTGGAGCGCGAACACAGTGGCCTGCAGGCTGAACTGGCGGCGCTTCCCACCCAGCCGCCCGCGCAGCCCGCACCTGACCTGAACGCCCTGAGCGCCGCCCTGAACGCTGCCCGCGAGGCCGCCGCCGCCGCCGAGAGCCGCGCCCGCCGCCTGGAAGACGAACTGACCCGCGCCCGCGCCCTCGTCGCCCGCGCCGCCGAGGCGCACGCCCGCCAGGACGCCAGCCGCGAGACGCTGCGCGCCGAACTGGAACGCGCGCAGGGCAACCTGGAAGTCACGGTGGAGAACCTCGCCGCGGCCCGCGACCGCCTGGACGCCGCCCGCACCGCGCACGCGCACGCCACCGACGGGTACGCCGCGCTGCACGCCGAGCGCGAGGCGGCCACCGCGCACGAGCGGCACCTGAGCGCCGAACTGGCCCGCGTGAACGCCAGCGTCGCCCCGCTGCGCCGCGAACGCGAACGCCTGGAAGCAGCCCTGAACTCCTACGCCCGCTACGGCGAGGGTGCCCGCAACGCCCTGCGCCTCGACCATCCGGGCATCGTCGGGTCGGTCGCGGACCTGCTGACCGTCCCGGCCGAGTACGAGGTCGCGGTGGGCGCCGCGCTGGGCCGCCGCCTGGAACAGGTGGTCGTGAACCGGGCGGACGACGCCCGCGAGATCATCGACGAACTGAAACGCACGGGCGGCCGCGCCACCTTCCTGCCGCTGGACCTGATCCGCGCCCGCCCCCGCCGCGACGCGGCCCTGCTGCGCGAGGACGGCGTGATCGGCAACCTCGCGGACCTGTGCCCCAGCGACCCGCCCCTGGTCGCCGAGAGCATCCTGGCCGACACGCTGATCGTGCGGGACCTGCGCGCCGCGAACCGCATCGCCCGCACGCACGCCAGCCGCCCGCGCCTCGTGACGCTGGACGGCGAACTCGTCGAACCCGGCGGGGCCATCACGGGCGGCCGCGCCCGTGACACGGGCAGCGGCGTCCTGGCCGACCAGCGCCGCTTCCAGGAACTCGACGCGGAACTGGAGGACTCAGGCCGCCAGAGCGCCCGCCTGAACGCCGAACTGAAGAAGGTGCAGGCCACGCTGGCGGGCAGTGACGAACGCCACGCCGCGCTGCGCCGCGCGCTGGACGACGCTGCCCGCGAACAGCAGGCCGCCGAGCGGCGCGTCACGGAACTCGCCGCGCAGGAACGCAGCCTGGAAGCCAACCGCGACCGGCTCGCCGCGCGCCTCGGCCCGGACCTGACGGACATCCCCCTGCCGCCCCCCGGCGCGCTCCCGGACCTGGACGCCCTGGAAGCCGACCTGCACGCCGAACGCACCGCCGCCGAAACGCACCGCGCCGCCGAACGCGCCGCCGCCGAGACGCTCGCCGTGGCCCGCGAGACGGACGCCGCGTGGCGCGCCTACCGCGCCGGACGCGCCCGCGCCGGGGAACTCCGCGAGCGCCTGCACGCCACCGCGCAGGCCGCCGCCGCGCAGGACACCCACCTGCAGGCCGCGGCCGCCGAGGTCACGCGCCGCGAGGCCGCGCTCGGCACGCTCGACGAGAACGAGTACGCCCGCGCCGAGTACGCCCGCGAGCAGGCCGCGCAGACGTACACCAGCCTGATCGGAGCGCAGAACAGGGCCCGCGCCCGCCTGGAGGACCTGCGGGTCCTGATCGCGCGGCGCGAGGGCAGCCTGGAACCCATCCCCGACGGGTGCCTGCCGCCCGGCACGCCCCGCGAATGGACCGCCGAACTGGCCCGCGCCCGCGCCGCCCTGGAGGCCCTGGGCCCCGTGAACGCCCGCGCCGAGGCCGACCTGCATGCCGAACAGGCCGCGCTGGACGCCCAGCAGGCCGAACTGACCGACGCCGACAGCGCCGCCGCCGAACTGCGCGCCCACCTGCACGACCTCGAAACTGCCGAGGGGCTCGCCACGGCCGCCGCCTTCGACCGCGTGAACACTGCCTTCCGCGAGTACAGCGCCGAACTGCTCGGCGGGACCGGCGAACTCGAACGCGAACTCGACGACCAGGGCCGCCTGCGCGGCCTGCGCCTCGCCGTGCAGCCCCGCGGGAAACGCACCCGCTCCATGACGCTCCTCTCGGCCGGGGAACGCACCATGGCGGGCCTGGGCTTCCTGTTCGCCCTGAACCACGCGGGCGGGGAGGGCAGTGCCGGCGGCCTCCCCCTGGCCGTGCTGGACGAGGTGGACGCCCCGCTGGACGAGGCGAACATCCGCCGCTTCACCGCCTTCCTGAAGCTGTTCAGCGAGCGCGGCGCGCAGTTCCTGCTCGTCACGCACCAGAAGGCCACCATGGAGATCGCGCACGCCCTGTGGGGCGTCACCACCGACCAGACCGGCGCCAGCCGAGTCCTGAGCATCAAACAGCCCGGCGAGGTCCGGGCCGGTTAA
- a CDS encoding phosphoenolpyruvate carboxylase — translation MSIRSDVNLLGRTLGQVLKEQEGEAFFDLVERTRALVREVRAGGDDAELRGMLAGLSGEDAGNLARAFTWYFQLVNLAEEYERVRVLQGASGVRPQSLEQAVLDLKEQGLSAGEVEALLARLDLGLTFTAHPTEMRRRTIRNHLVQVAQAIPGLSAGGIDGPDAQRITAHVEAMWNTPELRRLKPTVLDEVKGGLNYITNIAQALPALQRDLRGAFREAFGRDTDATLPLSFSSWMGGDRDGNPFVTPDATREALELHRERAREVLLGSIREAFADLSQEDEGQEPYRAELQALHSAVRDGQNVDLVPRLEALEARLVADGQRRTADQLLSPLLTVARVFGQHLVSLDVREHSGQTGAAVAELLSAADVEADYLGLPEHARLELLTRELRSRRPLWPAGQALTDTLETAIGPVREVQRAVALAGPRAFGRYVISMAESVSDVLEPLLLAREVGLPILPVPLFETLDDLTRAPQVVWELLSLPEYRAVLGDSVQEIMLGYSDSNKDAGFLAANWALHEAQRNISDVCRRAGVRWRFFHGRGTSIGRGGGPASRAILGQPAGTIDAGLRITEQGEALADKYSHPVLARRNLEQALYGLLLSAARPAAPLPDEWTDAMARAARRSAAAYRELVDSEDFLPFFEQVTPIHEIARLNIASRPVRRPGAPTLGNLRAIPWVMSWTQNRANLPGWFGLKDGLDEIGLDRAREMYAAWPFFRTVLDNAQMSLAKSDPLIFDEYLRLNGHGDHRLATLLKQAYRETVALVQAIVGAELLANEPRLKESISLRNPYIDPIHRIQVELLRRSRATEGGLDEFERPLLLSIQGIAAGVRNTG, via the coding sequence ATGAGCATTCGAAGTGACGTGAACCTGCTGGGCCGCACGCTCGGTCAGGTTCTGAAGGAGCAGGAAGGCGAGGCGTTCTTTGACCTGGTCGAGCGGACGCGGGCGCTGGTGCGGGAGGTCCGGGCGGGCGGGGACGACGCCGAGCTGCGCGGGATGCTGGCGGGCCTGTCCGGTGAGGACGCCGGGAACCTGGCGCGGGCGTTCACGTGGTACTTCCAGCTGGTGAACCTCGCCGAGGAGTACGAGCGGGTGCGGGTCCTGCAGGGCGCGAGTGGCGTGCGTCCGCAGAGCCTGGAGCAGGCGGTCCTGGACCTCAAGGAACAGGGCCTGAGTGCCGGGGAGGTCGAGGCCCTGCTGGCGCGGCTGGACCTGGGACTGACCTTCACGGCGCACCCGACCGAGATGCGGCGGCGGACCATCCGCAACCACCTGGTGCAGGTGGCGCAGGCCATTCCGGGCCTGAGTGCCGGCGGGATCGACGGGCCGGACGCGCAGCGGATCACGGCGCACGTGGAGGCCATGTGGAACACGCCGGAACTGCGCCGGCTGAAACCGACCGTGCTGGACGAGGTCAAGGGCGGCCTGAACTACATCACGAACATCGCGCAGGCGCTGCCGGCGTTGCAGCGGGACCTGCGCGGCGCGTTCCGGGAGGCGTTCGGGCGGGACACGGACGCCACGCTGCCGCTGAGTTTCTCGTCCTGGATGGGCGGGGACCGCGACGGGAACCCGTTCGTGACGCCGGACGCGACCCGCGAGGCGCTGGAACTGCACCGCGAGCGGGCGCGGGAGGTGCTGCTGGGCAGCATCCGCGAGGCCTTCGCGGACCTCAGCCAGGAGGACGAGGGGCAGGAACCGTACCGCGCGGAACTGCAGGCGCTGCACAGCGCCGTGCGCGACGGGCAGAACGTGGACCTCGTGCCGCGCCTGGAGGCGCTGGAGGCCCGGCTGGTCGCGGACGGACAGCGCCGCACGGCCGATCAATTGCTCTCGCCGCTGCTGACGGTCGCGCGGGTGTTCGGGCAGCATCTCGTGAGCCTGGACGTGCGGGAGCACAGCGGGCAGACCGGCGCGGCCGTCGCGGAACTGCTGAGCGCGGCGGACGTGGAGGCCGATTACCTGGGCCTGCCGGAGCACGCCCGCCTGGAACTCCTGACCCGCGAGCTGCGGTCGCGCCGCCCGCTGTGGCCGGCCGGGCAGGCCCTGACCGACACGCTGGAAACGGCGATCGGCCCGGTCCGGGAGGTGCAGCGGGCCGTGGCGCTGGCCGGGCCGCGTGCGTTCGGGCGGTACGTGATCAGCATGGCCGAGAGTGTCAGTGACGTGCTCGAGCCGCTGCTGCTGGCGCGCGAGGTGGGCCTGCCGATCCTGCCGGTGCCGCTGTTCGAGACGCTGGACGACCTGACCCGCGCGCCGCAGGTCGTGTGGGAACTGCTGTCGCTGCCCGAGTACCGCGCGGTGCTGGGGGACAGCGTGCAGGAGATCATGCTGGGCTACAGCGACAGCAACAAGGACGCCGGGTTCCTCGCGGCGAACTGGGCGCTGCACGAGGCGCAGCGGAACATCAGCGACGTGTGCCGCCGCGCGGGTGTGCGCTGGCGCTTCTTCCACGGGCGGGGCACCAGCATCGGCCGGGGGGGCGGTCCGGCCAGCCGCGCCATCCTGGGCCAGCCGGCCGGGACGATCGACGCGGGCCTGCGCATCACCGAGCAGGGCGAGGCGCTGGCCGACAAGTACAGCCACCCGGTCCTGGCCCGCCGGAACCTGGAGCAGGCGCTGTATGGCCTGCTGCTGTCCGCCGCGCGTCCGGCCGCGCCGCTCCCCGACGAATGGACGGACGCTATGGCCCGCGCCGCGCGCCGCAGCGCCGCCGCGTACCGGGAGCTGGTGGACAGCGAGGACTTCCTGCCGTTCTTCGAGCAGGTCACGCCCATCCACGAGATCGCGCGGCTGAACATCGCCTCGCGTCCGGTCCGGCGGCCCGGCGCGCCCACCCTGGGGAACCTGCGCGCCATTCCGTGGGTGATGAGCTGGACGCAGAACCGCGCGAACCTCCCCGGCTGGTTCGGCCTGAAAGACGGCCTGGACGAGATCGGCCTGGACCGCGCCCGCGAGATGTACGCTGCGTGGCCGTTCTTCCGGACGGTGCTGGACAACGCGCAGATGAGCCTCGCCAAGAGCGACCCGCTGATCTTCGACGAGTACCTGCGCCTGAACGGTCACGGTGACCACCGCCTGGCGACCCTGCTGAAACAGGCGTACCGGGAGACCGTGGCGCTGGTGCAGGCCATCGTCGGCGCGGAACTGCTGGCGAACGAACCGCGCCTGAAAGAGAGCATCAGCCTGCGCAACCCGTACATCGACCCCATTCACCGCATCCAGGTGGAACTGCTGCGCCGCAGCCGCGCCACCGAGGGCGGCCTCGACGAGTTCGAACGCCCGCTCCTGCTGAGCATTCAGGGCATCGCGGCCGGAGTTCGGAACACCGGCTGA
- a CDS encoding SDR family oxidoreductase: MTDSSNSNASTTKSAFITGASKGIGLAVARALIADGYAVTITSRNQGEIQGVAAELGNGTRGVACDVKDPAAVQREVDAHVQAFGGLDVLFVNAGVGHFGNIADLSIQQWQDVIDTNLSGAFYTVKAAIPALSERGGYIFTLSSLAGKNPLPGGGAYNASKFGLNGLSEVMNLDLRDRGIKVTQIMPGSVATYFNGHTPDQDKDAWKIQPEDLAQLTVDLLHMPERTLPSRVEVRPSRPPKK, from the coding sequence ATGACGGATTCCAGTAATTCCAACGCCAGCACGACAAAAAGCGCCTTCATCACCGGCGCCAGCAAGGGCATCGGGCTCGCCGTGGCCCGCGCCCTGATCGCCGACGGGTACGCCGTGACCATCACCAGCCGCAACCAGGGCGAGATTCAGGGCGTCGCGGCCGAACTCGGCAACGGCACGCGCGGCGTGGCCTGTGACGTGAAGGACCCGGCCGCCGTGCAACGCGAGGTGGACGCCCACGTGCAGGCCTTCGGCGGCCTGGACGTCCTGTTCGTGAACGCGGGCGTGGGGCACTTCGGGAACATCGCGGACCTGAGCATCCAGCAGTGGCAGGACGTGATCGACACCAACCTCAGCGGCGCGTTCTACACCGTCAAGGCCGCCATTCCCGCGCTGTCCGAGCGCGGCGGGTACATCTTCACGCTCTCCAGCCTCGCCGGGAAGAATCCCCTGCCGGGCGGCGGCGCGTACAACGCCAGCAAGTTCGGCCTGAACGGCCTCTCGGAGGTCATGAACCTCGACCTGCGCGACCGGGGCATCAAGGTCACGCAGATCATGCCCGGCAGCGTCGCCACGTACTTCAACGGGCATACGCCCGATCAGGACAAGGACGCCTGGAAGATCCAGCCCGAGGACCTCGCGCAGCTGACCGTGGACCTGCTGCACATGCCGGAACGCACCCTGCCCAGCCGGGTGGAAGTGCGCCCAAGCCGCCCCCCGAAAAAGTAA
- a CDS encoding GerMN domain-containing protein, whose protein sequence is MKVLGRLLSLFNVIAAALLIAAALALQAVQRPPQVPTPPQLQLAERTALKVKVYFTDAQVQALKPETRTAQVTQTNARAVAQAALDIWAQGPFDRALLGVVPAKTAAPKVYLRGQHFFVDLPAAYANLRYGSSGERMLACTITRTLLEERGQDVTFLLAGQNVDSLGHIDLREPFTRQDCADQ, encoded by the coding sequence GTGAAGGTTCTGGGCAGACTGCTCTCGCTGTTCAACGTGATCGCCGCGGCGCTGCTGATCGCGGCGGCACTGGCCCTGCAGGCCGTGCAGAGACCCCCCCAGGTTCCCACCCCGCCGCAACTGCAGCTGGCCGAGCGCACCGCCCTGAAGGTCAAGGTGTACTTCACGGACGCGCAGGTGCAGGCCCTGAAACCCGAGACCCGCACCGCGCAGGTCACGCAGACGAACGCCCGCGCCGTGGCGCAGGCCGCGCTGGACATCTGGGCGCAGGGCCCCTTCGACCGCGCGCTGCTCGGCGTGGTCCCGGCCAAGACCGCCGCGCCGAAGGTGTACCTGCGCGGCCAGCATTTCTTCGTGGACCTGCCCGCCGCCTACGCCAACCTGCGGTACGGCAGCAGCGGCGAGCGCATGCTGGCCTGCACCATCACCCGCACGCTGCTGGAGGAACGCGGGCAGGACGTGACGTTCCTGCTGGCCGGGCAGAACGTGGACAGCCTGGGCCACATCGACCTGCGCGAGCCGTTCACCCGCCAGGACTGCGCCGACCAGTGA